A section of the Eublepharis macularius isolate TG4126 chromosome 1, MPM_Emac_v1.0, whole genome shotgun sequence genome encodes:
- the SLC35B2 gene encoding adenosine 3'-phospho 5'-phosphosulfate transporter 1, which translates to MMGRRFCLALALAALPTVAAVEEVPVVHQDSWGDFWLFRFLVNAAGYASIVVPGFLLIQYFKKKNYLETGRGVCFPVIKSCVFGNEAKSGHQDDALLAARNETVESSTARQIFKLLFCATGLQISYLTWGVLQERVMTRTYGATESDPGEKFKDSQFLVFMNRILACTVAGLYCALTKQPRHGAPMYKYSFASLSNILSSWCQYEALKYISFPTQVLAKASKVIPVMLMGKLVSRKSYEYWEYLTAALISVGVSMFLLSSTHDKHLSTVTTFSGVILLAGYIVFDSFTSNWQDALFTYKMSSVQMMFGVNVFSCLFTVGSLLEQGALLESVRFMARHSEFAAHAVLLSVCSAFGQLFIFYTINQFGAAVFTIIMTLRQAFAILLSCLIYGHAVTVVGGLGVAVVFIALFLRVYARSRMKKRAKKPPVETTVQKV; encoded by the exons ATGATGGGCCGCAG GTTCTGCCTGGCTCTTGCACTGGCTGCTCTCCCCACAGTGGCTGCCGTTGAAGAAGTACCTGTGGTTCACCAAGACTCCTGGGGAGACTTCTGGCTGTTCCGTTTCTTAGTCAATGCTGCAGGCTATGCGAGCATTGTGGTGCCAGGCTTCTTGCTGATCCAGTACTTTAAGAAGAAAAACTATCTCGAGACAG GCCGAGGAGTTTGCTTTCCAGTTATCAAATCATGTGTTTTTGGCAATGAAGCCAAGTCAGGACACCAAGATGATGCCTTGCTGGCAGCTCGGAATGAGACCGTAGAATCCTCTACAGCCCGGCAAATTTTTAAGCTACTGTTCTGTGCAACTGGCCTACAG ATTTCCTACTTGACTTGGGGTGTCCTCCAAGAGCGTGTGATGACCAGAACATACGGAGCAACTGAGTCAGACCCTGGCGAGAAGTTCAAGGATTCTCAGTTCCTTGTCTTCATGAACCGGATCCTCGCCTGCACTGTAGCTGGCCTGTACTGTGCCCTGACCAAGCAGCCCCGCCATGGTGCCCCCATGTACAAGTACTCCTTTGCCTCCCTCTCCAACATCCTTAGTAGTTGGTGCCAGTATGAGGCGCTCAAATACATCAGCTTCCCCACACAGGTGCTGGCCAAAGCTTCCAAGGTTATTCCGGTCATGCTGATGGGAAAGTTGGTGTCACGCAAGAGTTACGAATACTGGGAGTACCTGACAGCAGCACTCATCTCTGTAGGGGTCAGCATGTTCTTGCTGTCCAGTACACATGACAAACATCTCTCTACTGTCACCACCTTCTCTGGTGTGATCCTCCTGGCAGGCTACATTGTCTTTGACAGCTTCACCTCTAACTGGCAGGATGCGCTCTTCACCTATAAGATGTCCTCAGTGCAAATGATGTTTGGGGTAAATGTCTTCTCATGCCTCTTCACTGTAGGCTCACTCCTAGAGCAGGGAGCCTTACTAGAGTCGGTACGCTTTATGGCTCGCCACTCTGAGTTTGCTGCCCATGCTGTGCTTCTGTCAGTGTGCTCAGCCTTTGGCCAGCTGTTTATCTTCTACACCATCAACCAATTTGGTGCAGCTGTTTTCACCATCATCATGACATTGCGGCAAGCCTTTGCTATCCTCCTTTCCTGTCTCATCTATGGTCACGCAGTTACTGTGGTGGGTGGACTAGGAGTAGCTGTCGTCTTCATAGCACTTTTTCTACGCGTTTATGCCCGCAGCCGCATGAAGAAGCGAGCAAAGAAGCCACCTGTTGAGACCACAGTACAAAAAGTTTAG